A genomic segment from Spinacia oleracea cultivar Varoflay chromosome 3, BTI_SOV_V1, whole genome shotgun sequence encodes:
- the LOC130469836 gene encoding uncharacterized protein, whose translation MARNGDESDEETPEKDKDYDALNEKDQGEPEDIANDEYLRRLDEFEELADAAALLGVDTNHPTEESGSKKGKGRGRGSGKARGPTKGLGKTGPMFLQFDSLLRPSGKWRLKYGQQIGLCSRKLNINWDWPSVSQGLRSKLWEDTMARFHLEDDPVIKKNFLSSVAKRFRDFKGKLVSGHIIFTRKLSKNEVNRQPYEIWKNIQREDWETFKKSKTSDIAVLKRQKAQKSAKSNDNPHHLGQYNYEDARKIWIHEGFYPNSEQNRGDDWYCSMHKKDKKTGKRSIPKPKTKAIADKYVSNSILVIFYMRPTR comes from the exons ATGGCTAGAAATGGGGATGAATCTGATGAAGAAACGCCAGAAAAAGATAAGGACTATGATGCCTTGAACGAGAAAGACCAAGGTGAACCAGAAGATATAGCTAATGACGAGTATTTGCGTCGACTTGATGAGTTTGAGGAGCTGGCTGATGCTGCTGCCCTTCTCGGAGTTGATACTAATCATCCTACAGAGGAGTCAGGTAGCAAGAAAGGCAAGGGTAGGGGAAGGGGGTCAGGAAAAGCTAGGGGTCCGACAAAAGGGCTAGGAAAGACCGGGCCCATGTTCCTGCAGTTTGACAGCCTTTTGCGTCCATCCGGCAAATGGAGATTGAAGTATGGTCAACAGATCGGTTTGTGTAGTCGCAAGTTGAATATTAATTGGGATTGGCCAAGTGTTAGTCAAGGTTTAAGGAGTAAATTATGGGAGGACACAATG GCAAGATTCCACCTTGAAGATGATCCAGTAATCAAAAAGAATTTCCTCTCTAGTGTAGCTAAGAGATTCAGGGACTTCAAGGGAAAGCTAGTGAGTGGCCATATTATTTTTACAAGAAAGTTGAGCAAAAATGAGGTCAATCGTCAACCATATGAGATTTGGAAAAACATCCAACGAGAAGATTGGGAGACATTTAAAAAGTCAAAAACATCTGACATAGCAGTG CTTAAGCGTCAAAAGGCCCAAAAGAGTGCAAAATCGAATGATAATCCTCATCACTTGGGACAATATAACTATGAGGATGCTCGGAAAATATGGATCCACGAGGGCTTTTACCCAAATTCTGAACAAAATCGAGGTGATGATTGGTATTGTTCAATGCATAAGAAAGACAAAAAAACAGGAAAAAGATCTATCCCAAAGCCCAAAACGAAGGCAATTGCTGACAAATATGTAAGTAATTCAATTCTTGTGATTTTCTATATGCGGCCCACGAGATAA
- the LOC130469169 gene encoding uncharacterized protein, protein MGQKSYAEMTSEWQRKGYIPSVSSSSEGSSASTISSSLPSRTCLWLLARSVPDEKGNPYLPDEGTQKVKENIDEWKRKQDEGEFVPKSARDDVLSRALGKTKEGRPLTFGGGVGIKAVWGTGERRSFRRYGDAEMEEMEARVTKRVKDETIQEMNSKMDAMVMEKFITFAKELGVQIPSQMRIDANVHSSCRSGGLDPFADITEPVPCHLYLNIGSEKVFVAYGTICPELLLDHHNDVTSDNVKVSVDDFEPAYKEAPVPVPSQYIKKLAQAHGTFTQWPKHLVSLTNEEVNKPTSKEPKGKGNKGKEIVLGGSGTKASNTKSKTYFLENYKVQNLSGKCNVMKTMMLGLKEGEHVKVHCTKRTFNMEKDFEISVTVEDTDQLLSGAWLNISIIQVFVTALSELCFHDDCHPNSIGFICPEMISATMLKSDADRILLYMTRSMSALSSKTFILCPYYEKSHWMLLVLCLSKREVYIFDSQQKKRNLMIKEPLNNAFRSYKRLGGQSKGTKLTWIPAQCAQQPGSLDCGYYVMRFMYDIIMNHGNSQDLTKDFSRTLPYSPEEINEVKDFWADYFMNNVEFLA, encoded by the exons atgggacagaaatcatatgctgaaatgacaagtgaatggcagagaaaagggtacattccctcagtttcttcgtcatctgaaggttcctctgcgtctacaatttcttcaagtttgccgagtaggacatgtttatggcttcttgcaagatcggtaccagatgagaaaggaaatccttacttgccggatgagggcacacaaaaggtcaaagaaaatatt gatgaatggaaaaggaaacaagatgaaggggaatttgttcccaaaagtgcacgagatgatgtcttatctcgtgcacttggtaagactaaagaagggagaccactaacatttggtggtggagtaggcatcaaagctgtgtgggggaccggagagcggcgtagctttcgacggtatggagatgcagagatggaggaaatggaagcaagagtgaccaaaagggtcaaagatgagacaatacaagagatgaactccaagatggatgccatggttatggagaaatttatcacatttgctaaagaacttggtgtccaaataccaagccagatgaggatagacgcaaatgttcatagtagttgtcgttccgggggtttagatccatttgccgacattacg gaacctgtcccgtgccatctatacctgaacataggctcggagaaagtctttgttgcctatggtaccatatgtccagagttgctccttgatcaccacaacgacgtcacgtccgataacgtgaaagtgagcgttgatgattttgagcccgcgtacaaagaagctcccgtccccgtgccttctcaatatattaagaaacttgctcaagctcatggtaccttcactcagtggccaaagcatttggtgtcgcttacgaatgaggag gtaaacaagcctacaagtaaagagcctaaagggaaagggaacaaagggaaagagatagtgcttgggggaagtggaacaaaagcgtccaacactaaatcaaaaacctatttccttgaaaattataaagtgcaaaatttgagtggtaagtgcaatgtgatgaaaactatgatgttgggattaaaagaaggggagcacgttaaggtacattgcactaaaaggacattcaatatggaaaaggactttgaaattagtgtcaccgttgaagacaccgatcaacttctctcgggagcatggctcaatatatcaataatacaagtttttgttac ggctttgagtgagttgtgttttcacgatgattgtcaccccaatagtattggattcatatgcccggagatgatctcggccaccatgttaaagtccgatgcagatcgaattctattgtacatgacgaggtccatgagtgcacttagttctaagacattcatcttatgtccatactacgaaaa gagtcactggatgcttttagttctttgcttgtctaaacgtgaggtctacatatttgattctcaacagaagaagagaaatttgatgattaaggagccactaaacaa tgcttttcggagttacaagagactaggtggacaatctaagggaactaaattaacatggattccagcacag tgtgctcaacaaccgggatcactagattgtggctactacgtcatgcgttttatgtacgacataataatgaatcatggtaatagtcaagatcttactaag gatttttcaagaacattgccttattcaccggaggagattaatgaggtgaaagatttttgggcagattacttcatgaacaatgtcgaatttttagcttaa
- the LOC130469170 gene encoding uncharacterized protein: MPILLYNNYEQLEIKEKQAKGEFTPHRNQDALSEALGKSDHLGRARGFGGVNVGVKRAFGKATSKPKSDHETIKAQLREELREEMREELKASMKANLPSILESMGLSTTLPSTTPSNHSQRSPPRQIELPHEKALPSELEEVLPPFEVETTCQLLLKDPESGAMYDVASATAYPPRENEVCHTVSLLPGHLKVKIQKVPDEFLGLPLPVPVPAFEIEAMENAIGTYVQWPTTLIRFSVEATPKVKKLKRMSPEMIFSNELASGLSASRKSPDIPDTIVDSLSQECEWLRTFVASMPDGDSFEVILDGTSFHYNENGKIQVDKNDISQFLRGAKLNISIIQVFMRALQHELNSNDKASKVGWLCPDTTSDTKIKSSTEEVNAYIFKAMNESVKSRNEFVLAPIFENDHWMLLAISVKNCTIYHFDSICLSLGRKIKMKTIVRHFFTRYKMCGNRVNRKEPLWKYVECAQQKGGLECGFYVMRYMFDLVSCCNDVSDLEKVCTSMSGDPFTDEQIDEIRDKWASYFTEHCV, translated from the exons ATGCCTATTCTTTTATATAACAACTATGAACAGCTGGAGATTAAAGAAAAGCAAGCAAAAGGGGAATTTACTCCACATCGGAACCAAGATGCCTTATCCGAGGCTCTTGGGAAGTCAGATCATTTGGGCCGGGCACGTGGATTTGGAGGGGTGAATGTCGGGGTCAAAAGGGCGTTTGGAAAGGCAACATCAAAGCCTAAGTCTGATCATGAGACAATAAAAGCACAACTTCGGGAGGAACTTCGGGAGGAAATGAGAGAAGAGTTAAAGGCTAGCATGAAGGCCAATCTCCCTTCCATTTTAGAATCTATGGGTTTAAGTACCACATTGCCTTCAACAACTCCTTCGAACCACTCTCAACGTTCACCACCCAGGCAAATTGAGCTACCCCATGAGAAGGCTCTGCCATCTGAGTTGGAGGAGGTTCTGCCGCCCTTCGAG GTAGAAACTACATGCCAACTTCTACTTAAAGACCCGGAATCTGGAGCAATGTATGATGTGGCGAGTGCTACCGCATATCCACCTCGTGAGAATGAAGTTTGTCACACTGTATCGTTACTTCCCGGTCATTTGAAGGTGAAAATTCAGAAAGTGCCAGATGAATTCTTGGGCTTGCCACTTCCTGTTCCTGTTCCGGCGTTCGAAATTGAGGCAATGGAGAATGCTATTGGTACATATGTGCAATGGCCTACTACATTAATTAGGTTTTCAGTTGAg gcgACACCGAAAGTTAAGAAGTTGAAGCGGATGTCGCCAGAGATGATTTTTAGCAATGAACTAGCCTCTGGCTTGTCGGCTTCTCGAAAAAGCCCGGATATTCCCGATACCATTGTAGATTCCCTTAGTCAAGAATGTGAGTGGTTGCGGACATTTGTTGCCTCTATGCCAGATGGTGATTCTTTTGAAGTGATTCTAGATGGTACCTCGTTCCATTacaatgaaaatggaaaaattCAAGTAGACAAGAATGATATTTCACAGTTCTTAAGAGGAGCAAAGCTAAATATATCCATTATTCAAGTTTTCAtgag AGCACTCCAACATGAATTGAACTCAAATGACAAGGCTTCCAAAGTTGGGTGGCTATGTCCAGACACTACTTCTGACACCAAAATAAAATCAAGCACAGAGGAAGTCAACGCATACATTTTCAAAGCAATGAACGAATCAGTAAAATCCAGAAATGAGTTTGTTCTGGCACCTATTTTTGAAAA CGACCATTGGATGCTCCTTGCAATATCTGTAAAAAATTGCACCATATATCACTTCGATTCCATTTGCTTGAGTTTAGGTCGAAAGATAAAGATGAAGACAATAGTGAGACA TTTTTTTACAAGGTACAAGATGTGTGGCAACCGTGTCAACAGGAAAGAGCCTTTATGGAAATATGTGGAG TGCGCTCAACAAAAGGGAGGCCTTGAGTGTGGATTTTACGTAATGCGGTACATGTTTGATTTAGTCTCTTGCTGCAATGATGTTTCAGACTTAGAGAAG gTTTGCACATCAATGAGTGGAGATCCTTTCACCGATgagcaaattgatgaaatacGAGACAAATGGGCATCATACTTCACCGAACATTGTGTGTAA